Proteins co-encoded in one Legionella oakridgensis ATCC 33761 = DSM 21215 genomic window:
- a CDS encoding tyrosine-type recombinase/integrase — translation MNLLDVQNPKNQKFVIDKISHPLDVHFDTNSLSAWLSYYYAVHVRGAPEKTEQAKKKDLSKFIQFFQMEVGHDSVDNWTPAVSKHFQRNLSKTISEQTGKPYKATSVNRTMATIRHVGRWLHKQRPLLAGDPLAQVKDLQTDAPDWNGLTSRQLMRLKSACEQRIKSCTRKNQNPLMETALFYLLLGTGLRESEVVTLNVSQYRQKGLCEVLRHKSKRISQKIPLPQESRVYLDKYLEGRQAQEDEPLFITRYGTRLQTLDVYRICQRVLKQALAFLPEGERFAFTPHKLRHTFLKKVTDKHGVHFAQELSGNVSIKEIFRYAKPSQDEMQSTIEELFENQ, via the coding sequence ATGAATTTACTGGATGTTCAAAATCCCAAAAATCAAAAGTTTGTGATAGATAAGATTTCTCATCCCTTAGATGTTCATTTTGATACCAATTCCTTATCTGCGTGGTTGTCTTATTATTATGCAGTGCATGTGAGAGGGGCGCCTGAAAAAACAGAGCAAGCGAAAAAGAAAGACCTCTCGAAATTCATTCAATTTTTTCAAATGGAAGTAGGGCATGATTCGGTTGATAATTGGACACCTGCGGTAAGTAAACATTTTCAAAGGAATTTGAGTAAAACGATTTCAGAACAAACGGGAAAACCTTATAAAGCGACTTCAGTAAATCGAACAATGGCAACGATTCGACATGTAGGTCGGTGGCTACACAAACAAAGACCATTATTAGCAGGGGATCCCTTAGCCCAAGTGAAGGATTTACAAACCGATGCACCTGACTGGAATGGTTTAACATCTAGACAATTAATGCGCTTAAAGTCTGCTTGCGAACAACGAATCAAAAGTTGCACGCGTAAAAATCAAAATCCCCTAATGGAAACGGCGCTATTTTATTTACTACTGGGTACAGGCCTCCGGGAATCGGAAGTAGTTACTTTGAATGTGAGTCAATATCGACAAAAAGGGTTATGTGAAGTACTACGGCATAAGTCGAAACGAATCAGCCAAAAAATTCCTTTACCTCAAGAGAGCAGGGTGTATTTGGATAAATATCTTGAAGGAAGACAAGCTCAAGAAGATGAGCCATTATTTATCACACGCTACGGAACGCGTTTACAGACTTTAGATGTGTATCGGATTTGCCAACGAGTATTAAAACAGGCTTTAGCTTTTTTACCAGAAGGGGAGCGATTTGCATTTACACCCCATAAATTGCGGCATACTTTTTTGAAGAAAGTCACTGATAAGCATGGGGTGCATTTTGCTCAAGAGCTCAGTGGTAATGTCTCTATTAAAGAAATTTTTCGTTATGCTAAGCCGAGTCAGGATGAAATGCAATCTACAATTGAAGAGTTATTTGAAAACCAGTAA
- a CDS encoding DMT family transporter codes for MRINRFFSISPTFAALASAILFGGSTPFAKQLIGDFSPLLLAGLLYLGSGIGLMLMRLIKYRGWQHSGLLTDDWPWLLGAIIFGGTLGPILLMMGLKQASASVASLLLNLEAVFTALLAWVVFKESTERRIVLGMLLIVAGSIVLSWPSKTASIPNWWSTITIASACMCWAIDNNLTRKVSAGEPLFIAGTKGLVAGVVSTSFALGLGTTLPHWSLVSYALMVGFIGYGASLVLFVLALRGLGTARTGAYFSTAPFIGAGIAILFLNEPTSALLWIAIILMGLGVYLHLTEHHEHDHTHELLSHSHNHIHDEHHRHEHDFLWDGSEPHYHLHHHDAIKHFHPHYPDIHHRHKHHK; via the coding sequence ATGAGAATAAATAGGTTTTTCTCAATTTCTCCTACCTTTGCAGCGCTTGCGTCAGCAATTCTGTTTGGCGGCAGTACGCCATTTGCAAAACAACTCATTGGGGATTTCTCTCCTTTATTACTAGCGGGGTTGCTTTATCTCGGTAGTGGGATAGGGTTAATGCTAATGCGCTTGATAAAATACAGAGGATGGCAACACTCCGGGTTACTAACAGATGATTGGCCTTGGCTGTTAGGCGCTATCATTTTTGGTGGGACTCTCGGACCAATCTTATTAATGATGGGCTTGAAACAAGCGAGTGCATCTGTGGCCTCGTTGTTGCTGAACCTTGAAGCGGTTTTTACCGCCCTGCTGGCATGGGTTGTTTTTAAGGAAAGCACGGAACGTAGGATTGTGCTGGGTATGCTCCTCATTGTCGCCGGGAGTATTGTCTTATCTTGGCCAAGTAAGACTGCCTCAATACCAAACTGGTGGAGTACAATTACCATTGCTAGTGCTTGTATGTGTTGGGCAATTGATAATAACTTGACCCGCAAAGTTTCCGCGGGTGAGCCGTTATTCATCGCCGGGACTAAGGGGCTTGTTGCAGGTGTTGTAAGCACAAGCTTTGCATTGGGGCTAGGCACGACGTTGCCGCACTGGTCGTTAGTAAGTTACGCTTTAATGGTTGGATTTATTGGTTATGGTGCCAGCCTGGTCTTGTTCGTTTTGGCCTTACGCGGCTTGGGTACAGCAAGAACCGGTGCCTATTTTTCTACAGCACCATTCATTGGTGCAGGTATCGCTATTTTATTTTTGAACGAACCCACATCAGCCCTACTTTGGATTGCAATTATTTTAATGGGACTTGGGGTATATTTGCATCTCACTGAGCATCATGAGCATGACCATACACATGAATTACTCAGTCACAGCCACAATCATATTCATGATGAACATCATCGTCATGAGCATGATTTTCTCTGGGATGGTAGTGAGCCGCATTATCACCTTCACCACCATGATGCTATAAAACATTTTCATCCACACTATCCGGATATTCATCATAGACATAAGCACCATAAATAA
- a CDS encoding DsrE/DsrF/TusD sulfur relay family protein — protein MSILIIFNRAPYDGTDVTWNGLRLAEKLCEAGQEVRIFLMNDAVDMARDESKPPEGYDQDLSRMLKILISRQIQVKVCGTCMARCGIYKNQPYFEGAEKSTMTELAQWVVLSDKIITF, from the coding sequence ATGAGCATATTGATAATTTTTAACCGAGCTCCATACGACGGTACGGATGTGACTTGGAATGGGTTGCGTCTGGCAGAAAAACTATGTGAGGCCGGTCAAGAAGTACGGATTTTCCTTATGAATGATGCAGTTGATATGGCCCGAGATGAGAGTAAACCGCCAGAGGGATACGATCAGGACTTATCTAGAATGCTGAAAATCCTAATTTCCAGGCAAATACAAGTTAAAGTTTGCGGAACATGCATGGCACGTTGCGGTATTTACAAAAATCAGCCTTATTTTGAAGGGGCTGAAAAATCGACCATGACAGAGTTGGCTCAATGGGTTGTTTTATCAGATAAAATAATTACATTTTGA
- a CDS encoding DUF3644 domain-containing protein translates to MTVSLFDAFDKIIFEYGLKIPKVVKDNIVSITEIRDNSTHFINNDIKLNVKIQEYGTASLQNYLHLVDEWFGCRLDQYNFYLMPVSFFRDFDSATGESLNKCGEKLLKFIEGLEKENANSDTTNFDLTLAIDIKLRKVKSNEPGISAQQTPDKNAPRVYLSDEEILDKYPWDYDVLTTQLYKRYINFKMNEPFHEIKKNLIDNKKYCYERLLNPSKPNSGRKMYYSPNIVKEFDKHYIKVKQ, encoded by the coding sequence ATGACCGTTAGTTTATTTGATGCATTTGATAAAATAATCTTTGAATATGGTCTAAAGATACCAAAGGTAGTGAAAGATAATATTGTTTCAATAACGGAAATACGAGATAACTCAACTCATTTTATTAACAATGACATTAAGTTGAACGTTAAAATTCAGGAATATGGTACTGCCTCATTACAAAATTATTTACACTTAGTTGATGAGTGGTTTGGATGTAGACTTGATCAATATAATTTTTATCTAATGCCAGTATCATTTTTTAGAGATTTTGATTCAGCAACAGGAGAGTCATTAAATAAATGTGGAGAAAAACTATTAAAGTTTATTGAGGGTCTTGAAAAGGAAAATGCCAATAGTGATACAACAAATTTTGATCTTACGTTAGCGATAGATATAAAGCTGCGGAAAGTAAAATCGAATGAACCAGGAATTTCTGCTCAACAAACCCCTGATAAAAATGCTCCTAGAGTATACCTGTCTGATGAAGAAATATTAGATAAATACCCCTGGGATTATGATGTATTAACGACCCAGCTATACAAAAGATATATTAATTTTAAAATGAATGAACCCTTCCATGAAATCAAGAAGAATTTAATAGATAATAAAAAATATTGCTATGAGAGACTGCTTAATCCCTCTAAGCCCAATAGTGGGAGAAAAATGTACTACAGCCCTAACATAGTAAAAGAATTTGATAAGCATTATATTAAAGTTAAACAATAA
- a CDS encoding YfjI family protein yields MNSLVINTVLDNAEKAVARVTIDWEIPIPFAVTMQEESAYPLQALPAILQKTVSDYQQYGQQPISLIACGALANVSLACQSLANVARDHYLISPVSLYFIVLASSGERKSASDNLFSQAARNWQEKVRSQRLPMVNAAKVLHRAWKMQCEELTYRLRSGSFSEDYADSREELEELMMHEPEIPLLPTLYFEDVTQEALAHSLAHGWPSASLWSDEAGIIIGSQSMQSNPTRFVALLNRLWDAKLFTTHRKTSDNFVLKNRRLTLNLLSQPILMQQLLGQSQHIARQSGFLPRCLLAYPKSLMGTRLYQEPNDSLSCFSAYHERITACLSQSEELGIKGCINLPTLVLSPQAKQKWIQFFNHMESGLADNGPWVTLKDFVSKAAENSARLAALFHLFEGKVGDISAEHIESAIEIVRWHMQETRRLLATESSQGEVQDAQRLLNWLMMKDRYTISVREIQRLSPLRDKSRINKAIDILMDHHVIRETTQGNKTILEMNPHCSQ; encoded by the coding sequence ATGAATTCTTTGGTCATAAATACGGTATTAGATAACGCCGAAAAGGCTGTAGCTCGGGTCACAATAGATTGGGAAATCCCAATTCCTTTTGCAGTGACCATGCAGGAAGAGTCAGCTTATCCTTTACAAGCGCTGCCAGCCATCTTACAGAAAACAGTTTCCGATTATCAACAATACGGCCAACAACCAATTTCACTAATTGCTTGTGGTGCATTGGCTAATGTGTCTTTAGCTTGTCAGTCGTTAGCAAATGTGGCAAGAGATCATTATTTAATTAGTCCTGTTTCCTTATATTTCATCGTATTAGCATCTAGCGGGGAAAGAAAATCTGCATCGGATAATTTATTTTCACAAGCTGCCAGAAACTGGCAAGAAAAGGTGCGTTCTCAGCGTTTGCCTATGGTCAATGCTGCTAAAGTGTTGCATCGTGCGTGGAAAATGCAATGTGAGGAACTGACTTATCGATTACGATCCGGTTCCTTTTCTGAGGATTATGCAGATTCTCGAGAAGAGCTTGAAGAACTTATGATGCATGAGCCTGAAATACCGTTGCTTCCAACTCTATATTTTGAGGATGTTACGCAAGAAGCACTGGCTCATAGTTTAGCTCATGGCTGGCCAAGTGCGTCTCTTTGGTCTGATGAGGCTGGTATTATTATTGGTAGCCAGAGTATGCAATCGAATCCGACTCGATTTGTCGCATTACTTAATCGCTTGTGGGATGCAAAACTTTTTACAACGCATAGAAAAACATCTGATAATTTTGTCCTAAAAAATCGTCGCCTTACTTTAAATCTACTGAGCCAACCCATTTTGATGCAACAATTGTTAGGTCAGTCGCAGCATATTGCGCGTCAGAGTGGTTTTTTGCCACGGTGTTTACTGGCTTATCCTAAAAGCCTCATGGGAACACGTCTATACCAGGAACCCAATGATTCTTTATCCTGTTTTAGCGCCTATCACGAGCGTATTACAGCCTGTCTTTCTCAATCGGAAGAGTTGGGGATTAAAGGATGCATTAATTTGCCAACATTAGTTTTGAGTCCACAGGCTAAACAAAAATGGATCCAATTCTTTAACCACATGGAATCAGGACTCGCAGATAATGGGCCATGGGTGACATTAAAGGATTTTGTTAGTAAGGCTGCAGAGAATTCCGCAAGGCTAGCCGCTCTTTTTCACCTCTTTGAAGGTAAAGTTGGAGACATAAGCGCTGAGCATATTGAAAGTGCTATTGAAATCGTGCGCTGGCATATGCAGGAGACTCGGAGGTTATTAGCTACTGAAAGTTCTCAAGGTGAAGTTCAGGATGCACAAAGACTACTGAACTGGCTAATGATGAAAGATCGTTACACCATCAGTGTGCGAGAGATTCAAAGATTGAGTCCTTTAAGGGATAAATCCAGAATTAATAAAGCGATAGACATATTAATGGATCATCATGTTATCAGAGAAACAACGCAGGGTAATAAAACTATTTTGGAAATGAACCCTCATTGTTCTCAATAA
- a CDS encoding four-helix bundle copper-binding protein, which produces MSHHEYQSCIEACLKCAIECEHCATACLNESQVKDMVECIQLDRDCALICSLAAKLMARGSKYAQEMCALCAKVCRDCAKECEQHKHHEHCLKCAEACRKCAEECEKMAN; this is translated from the coding sequence ATGTCACATCATGAATATCAATCTTGCATTGAGGCCTGTTTAAAATGCGCTATAGAGTGTGAGCATTGTGCAACAGCCTGTCTAAATGAGAGTCAAGTAAAAGACATGGTTGAGTGTATTCAATTAGATAGGGATTGTGCGCTCATTTGTTCATTAGCTGCCAAACTCATGGCAAGAGGCTCAAAATATGCACAAGAAATGTGTGCATTATGCGCTAAAGTCTGTAGAGATTGTGCTAAAGAATGTGAACAGCATAAACATCATGAGCACTGTCTAAAGTGTGCAGAAGCTTGTCGTAAATGTGCTGAGGAATGTGAAAAGATGGCGAATTGA
- a CDS encoding DUF305 domain-containing protein, whose amino-acid sequence MMRTLLFLGFLAFGIAGPTYSAEQPMSGSSMNMQKSEPCACMKKMMDGSMDNEMMNKMMMKELGNKDAQYDKRFIDLMIPHHEAAILMAQNALKNSDKPEIKTMAQNIITAQEKEIAQLKEWRKQWYGQ is encoded by the coding sequence ATGATGAGAACACTATTGTTTCTAGGCTTTCTTGCTTTTGGTATAGCAGGACCCACTTATTCTGCCGAACAACCGATGTCTGGAAGTTCAATGAATATGCAGAAATCTGAGCCATGTGCCTGTATGAAAAAAATGATGGATGGCAGCATGGATAATGAAATGATGAATAAGATGATGATGAAAGAATTAGGGAATAAAGATGCGCAATATGATAAACGCTTTATCGATTTGATGATACCACACCATGAAGCCGCTATTTTGATGGCACAAAATGCGCTTAAAAATTCGGATAAACCCGAAATTAAAACAATGGCCCAAAACATCATTACGGCTCAAGAAAAAGAGATAGCACAGTTAAAAGAATGGCGTAAGCAATGGTATGGTCAATAG
- a CDS encoding ORF6N domain-containing protein, which yields MDLVLSKDELQKKIYFIRGVHVMLDKDLADLYEVKPIRLREQVKRNIKRFPEDFMFQLVEEEVEYLLSQNAIPSKKSLGGFLPYVFTEQGVAGISGVLTSDRAIAVNITIMRTFVEMRRFISLNGEIFNRLNTLEKRQLVHEIKANDQFERIFTALENRSAQSSQGIFFEGQIFDAYVFISKLIRSAKRSIILLDNYVDETVLEHLSKAEPQVKIYILTKTISKHLKLDIEKYNAQHEKIEIFQFDLSHDRFLIIDQSDIYHIGASLKDLAKKWFAFSKLEHNSFGLMERINSIIQSK from the coding sequence ATGGATTTAGTTCTTAGCAAAGACGAGCTACAGAAGAAAATTTATTTTATTCGCGGTGTTCATGTCATGCTGGATAAAGATTTGGCTGATTTGTATGAGGTTAAACCAATTCGTCTTCGAGAACAGGTTAAGCGTAACATCAAGCGATTTCCTGAAGATTTTATGTTTCAGCTTGTGGAAGAAGAGGTTGAGTATCTGCTATCGCAAAATGCGATACCTTCAAAAAAGAGTCTCGGTGGTTTTTTGCCTTATGTATTTACAGAGCAGGGAGTTGCTGGAATATCAGGAGTTCTAACAAGTGATAGGGCGATAGCTGTAAATATTACTATTATGCGAACATTTGTGGAAATGCGCCGTTTTATTTCATTGAATGGAGAGATATTTAATCGATTAAACACATTAGAAAAGCGCCAGCTTGTTCATGAAATAAAAGCTAATGACCAATTTGAGAGAATTTTCACAGCATTAGAAAATAGATCGGCTCAGTCTAGTCAAGGTATATTTTTTGAAGGTCAAATTTTTGATGCATATGTTTTTATTTCTAAACTCATTAGATCAGCAAAAAGATCAATAATATTGCTTGATAATTATGTCGATGAAACTGTTTTAGAACACTTGTCTAAAGCTGAACCACAAGTGAAGATCTATATACTGACAAAAACGATTAGCAAACATCTGAAGTTAGATATTGAGAAATATAATGCGCAGCATGAAAAAATAGAAATATTCCAGTTTGATTTATCTCACGATCGTTTTTTAATTATTGATCAGTCTGATATATACCACATAGGCGCGTCTTTAAAAGATTTAGCGAAGAAATGGTTTGCCTTTTCTAAGCTTGAGCATAATAGCTTTGGTTTGATGGAGCGAATAAATTCCATTATTCAAAGCAAGTAA
- a CDS encoding DUF3644 domain-containing protein has translation MKSRARSMLDKSISGMLSAIEIYNKPDFKYREEIFSILCINSWELFLKAKILQLSNNKDSSLHVWEYRTLKNGNKAKKKPKKGIDLVIQ, from the coding sequence ATGAAATCACGAGCAAGATCAATGTTAGATAAATCAATATCTGGAATGCTTTCAGCCATTGAGATTTATAATAAGCCTGATTTTAAATATCGTGAGGAGATATTTTCGATTTTGTGTATAAATAGTTGGGAGTTGTTTTTAAAAGCAAAAATACTGCAGCTATCTAATAATAAGGATTCATCGCTTCATGTATGGGAATATAGGACGCTAAAAAATGGTAATAAAGCAAAGAAAAAACCAAAAAAAGGAATAGATCTGGTAATCCAATGA
- a CDS encoding arsenic resistance protein, whose translation MLRKTLESQQIGIYFGVIVVAVVVALAIPGTTILEVCINPALALMLFVTFLQIPIPDLARGFAKNYLAALLVTNFVVLPFFVAGLVQLLTPSNPMVLLGVYLVLLTPCIDYVVTFSQLGGADARLILAATPILLIMQMMLLPVYIHLLLNEEAVKLIYFKPFFHAFIWLIVLPLIFAALMQLWAARYHSGKIILLTFGLLPVPATALVLFVVIAAVLPQAGSTIQETLQVIPIYIVFAFFAPLIGWFVAKFFKLNARAGRAVAFSAGTRNSLVVLPLAFAIPNAIPILPAVIVTQTLIELISELVYVRLISKLGSNETVSR comes from the coding sequence ATGCTTCGTAAAACGCTGGAAAGCCAGCAAATTGGTATATATTTCGGTGTAATTGTAGTGGCAGTAGTTGTTGCATTAGCCATTCCTGGCACAACGATTCTTGAAGTCTGTATAAATCCTGCTCTTGCGCTGATGTTATTTGTGACTTTTTTACAAATACCCATTCCAGATCTTGCCCGAGGTTTTGCAAAGAATTATCTCGCAGCCCTACTTGTCACAAATTTTGTCGTACTACCATTTTTTGTGGCAGGTCTTGTGCAGCTACTTACTCCTAGTAACCCTATGGTGTTATTAGGCGTGTATCTAGTTTTACTAACCCCATGCATCGATTATGTTGTGACATTCTCACAACTTGGTGGCGCAGATGCACGCTTAATACTCGCTGCAACGCCTATTCTATTAATCATGCAAATGATGTTATTGCCTGTATACATCCACTTGCTCCTTAATGAAGAGGCTGTAAAACTCATTTATTTCAAGCCGTTTTTTCATGCATTTATCTGGTTAATTGTGCTGCCCTTAATATTTGCGGCCCTTATGCAATTATGGGCTGCTCGATACCATTCGGGGAAGATAATACTTTTAACTTTCGGATTATTACCTGTACCTGCAACCGCTCTCGTTTTGTTTGTGGTTATTGCCGCTGTGTTGCCCCAAGCAGGTAGCACGATACAGGAAACATTACAGGTGATTCCCATTTATATTGTTTTTGCGTTTTTTGCACCACTCATTGGCTGGTTTGTCGCGAAATTCTTTAAACTCAATGCACGTGCTGGCCGGGCGGTAGCTTTTAGCGCAGGGACTCGTAATTCACTAGTGGTTTTACCGCTCGCTTTTGCTATACCCAACGCAATACCAATATTACCTGCGGTAATCGTAACGCAGACACTCATTGAGCTTATCAGCGAGCTTGTCTATGTGCGACTCATCTCGAAGTTAGGGAGTAATGAGACTGTATCGCGATAG
- a CDS encoding efflux RND transporter permease subunit has translation MLEPTIAFAIRHRWFVLLVIAGLLGLGIYNFKKLPIDAVPDITNVQVQINTEAEGYSPLEVEQRITYPIETALAGIPKLDYTRSLSRYGLSQVTVVFEEGTSIYFARQLIGERLQQIKSQLPPGMEPEMGPIATGLGEIFMFAVEAKPGALKEDGSEYTPMDLLTVQKWIILPQLRNSKGVIEVNSIGGYEKQFHVMPYPQKLLAYQLTINDLLNALEKNNANLGAGYIEKNGEQYLIRIPGQVKTIEGLKDIIVAKRDEVIIRIGEVADVKLGSPLRTGAATQNGKEVVLGTAMMLIGENSREVSVRVATKLEEINQSLPKGIIARPVYDRTKLVDRTIATVEKNLLEGALLVIVILFLLLGNIRAAIITAAVIPISMLMTITGMVTKGVSGNLMSLGALDFGLIVDGAVIIIENCLRRFGLAQHELGRVLTKEERFSLTSEATAEVIRPSLFGVVIITVVYLPIFTLSGVEGKMFHPMALTVVMALLSALVLSLTFVPAAVAVFITGRVDEKENFIIRFVKKGYEPLLNWSLLNPWKMVSGAVIITCLSLLLLLRIGAEFIPSLDEGDIALHAMRIPGTSLSQAISMQTILEERIKQFPEVREVFSKIGTAEVATDPMPPNVADTFVMLKPRSEWPNPSKAKDILVGEIENAVQKIPGNNYEFTQPIQMRFNELISGVRSDLAIKIFGDDMEQLLTLAKNVKGALQSVPGASDIKIEQASGLPVLSIIPDTTALQRYGLNIADVQNVIQIALGGKEAGVLFEGDKRFDIVVRLPESIRTNINMLEELPIPLTLQSDSKSTNPNYVPLKEVAKLTFAYGPNQISRENGKRRVVVTANVRGRDLGGFVEEVKRVVGAKIKLPEGTWINYGGTFEQLISAEERLMVVVPITLLLILGLLFMAFGSARAALLIFSGVPLALTGGIVALWLRGIPFSISAGVGFIALSGVAVLNGVVMVSFIRSLLEEGCELKEAIIQGALTRLRPILMTALVASLGFVPMAINVGAGSEVQRPLATVVIGGILSSTFLTLLVLPGLYLIMHRRQSRQTTGV, from the coding sequence ATGTTAGAACCTACCATTGCCTTCGCTATTCGCCACCGCTGGTTTGTCTTATTGGTTATTGCAGGCCTCCTGGGGCTTGGTATCTATAATTTTAAAAAATTACCGATTGACGCAGTTCCTGACATTACTAATGTGCAAGTGCAAATTAATACTGAGGCGGAAGGGTATTCTCCCCTAGAGGTGGAGCAGCGCATTACCTATCCTATTGAAACAGCTCTAGCAGGCATACCAAAATTAGATTATACCCGTTCTCTTTCACGCTATGGACTTTCACAAGTTACCGTTGTATTTGAAGAGGGAACTAGCATTTATTTTGCGCGCCAATTAATCGGAGAGCGGTTACAACAAATAAAAAGTCAATTACCTCCTGGTATGGAACCTGAAATGGGTCCTATTGCTACAGGCCTTGGTGAAATTTTTATGTTTGCAGTAGAGGCTAAACCGGGTGCTTTAAAGGAGGATGGTAGCGAATATACGCCGATGGATTTATTGACTGTACAAAAATGGATTATTCTGCCTCAACTACGCAATTCCAAAGGGGTGATTGAGGTGAACTCGATTGGTGGTTATGAAAAGCAATTTCATGTCATGCCCTATCCACAAAAATTACTGGCTTATCAATTAACCATAAATGACCTTCTAAATGCACTGGAAAAAAACAATGCGAATTTGGGTGCGGGTTATATTGAGAAAAATGGTGAACAGTACTTAATTAGAATTCCGGGGCAAGTCAAAACCATTGAAGGCCTCAAAGACATCATTGTTGCCAAACGAGATGAAGTTATCATTCGTATCGGGGAGGTAGCTGATGTCAAATTAGGCTCTCCATTAAGAACTGGAGCTGCCACACAAAATGGTAAAGAAGTGGTTTTAGGTACTGCCATGATGCTTATTGGTGAAAACAGTCGTGAAGTATCTGTTCGTGTGGCAACTAAGTTAGAGGAAATCAATCAGAGCCTGCCCAAAGGAATTATCGCCAGACCCGTTTATGATAGGACAAAGCTTGTAGATAGAACAATTGCTACCGTTGAGAAAAACTTATTAGAAGGCGCATTGCTCGTTATTGTTATTCTTTTTCTTCTGCTAGGTAATATTCGCGCGGCAATAATTACAGCTGCCGTCATTCCCATTTCAATGTTGATGACTATCACGGGGATGGTCACAAAAGGTGTATCTGGAAATTTAATGAGCTTAGGCGCATTAGACTTTGGGCTTATTGTAGATGGTGCGGTCATTATTATTGAAAATTGCCTACGTCGGTTTGGTTTGGCACAACATGAATTAGGACGCGTTTTAACGAAAGAGGAGCGATTTAGTTTAACTTCTGAAGCGACGGCAGAGGTCATTCGCCCAAGTCTTTTTGGTGTAGTCATTATAACGGTAGTCTATCTACCCATTTTTACATTATCAGGGGTTGAGGGGAAGATGTTTCACCCAATGGCCTTGACTGTGGTCATGGCACTTTTATCGGCATTAGTGCTCTCTTTAACCTTTGTGCCTGCTGCAGTGGCTGTATTTATTACAGGCCGAGTAGACGAAAAAGAAAATTTCATTATTCGATTTGTGAAAAAAGGTTATGAACCTTTATTAAATTGGAGCTTGCTAAATCCATGGAAAATGGTGAGTGGTGCTGTGATAATAACGTGCTTAAGCCTATTGTTACTATTGCGCATCGGCGCTGAATTTATCCCAAGTCTTGATGAAGGTGACATTGCATTACATGCTATGCGCATACCAGGTACGAGTTTATCCCAAGCTATTTCTATGCAAACTATATTAGAAGAGCGCATAAAACAATTCCCTGAAGTTCGAGAGGTTTTTAGTAAAATTGGAACGGCAGAAGTAGCAACCGATCCAATGCCTCCTAATGTCGCTGATACGTTTGTTATGTTAAAGCCACGATCCGAATGGCCAAACCCTAGCAAAGCTAAAGATATTTTGGTAGGTGAAATTGAGAATGCTGTCCAGAAAATTCCTGGGAATAATTATGAATTTACTCAACCCATTCAAATGCGCTTTAACGAGCTGATTTCGGGTGTTAGAAGTGATTTAGCAATTAAAATTTTCGGTGATGATATGGAGCAGCTGCTTACTTTAGCAAAGAATGTAAAAGGGGCACTGCAGAGTGTCCCTGGCGCTTCCGACATTAAAATCGAACAAGCCAGCGGTCTGCCCGTGCTATCCATTATCCCCGATACCACTGCTCTTCAGCGTTATGGATTAAACATTGCCGATGTCCAAAATGTTATTCAAATTGCTTTGGGCGGCAAGGAGGCAGGTGTGTTATTTGAAGGTGACAAACGCTTTGATATTGTTGTGAGGTTACCAGAATCCATAAGAACAAATATCAACATGTTAGAGGAGTTACCTATTCCATTAACGCTTCAAAGCGATAGCAAATCAACAAATCCGAATTATGTTCCTCTGAAGGAGGTAGCCAAATTGACTTTCGCTTATGGTCCGAATCAAATAAGTCGTGAGAATGGGAAGCGTCGTGTGGTAGTTACCGCAAATGTTCGTGGTCGCGATTTAGGGGGCTTTGTTGAAGAGGTTAAACGGGTGGTTGGGGCAAAAATTAAATTGCCTGAAGGAACTTGGATAAATTATGGTGGAACCTTTGAGCAATTGATTTCTGCAGAAGAGAGATTAATGGTTGTCGTACCCATTACGTTGCTACTTATCTTGGGTCTTTTATTTATGGCCTTTGGCTCAGCCCGTGCAGCATTACTCATTTTTTCCGGGGTTCCTTTGGCGCTAACAGGAGGAATTGTAGCGCTCTGGTTAAGGGGCATTCCTTTTTCCATCTCAGCCGGAGTGGGTTTTATTGCTTTATCGGGTGTTGCAGTCTTAAATGGTGTAGTAATGGTGTCTTTTATTCGCAGTTTGCTTGAGGAAGGATGCGAACTAAAAGAAGCTATTATACAAGGGGCTTTAACGCGTTTAAGGCCTATTTTAATGACCGCTTTAGTCGCAAGTCTTGGTTTTGTACCTATGGCGATTAATGTAGGAGCAGGTTCTGAGGTGCAACGACCTCTTGCAACGGTGGTCATTGGAGGAATTTTGTCTTCAACCTTTTTAACCTTGCTAGTCTTACCCGGTTTGTACCTAATTATGCATAGAAGGCAGAGCAGGCAAACTACGGGAGTTTGA